The following proteins are encoded in a genomic region of Desulfosporosinus youngiae DSM 17734:
- a CDS encoding ABC transporter permease encodes MKASIWPSKLYTLVAVLSLVILWALAAVVVGAEILLPSPWTVLKDLVQLLPSRDFLQAVLHTVSRCLAGFSIAFLAALLLGIPAGLWPPLHYLLNPLVITIKSTPSMSIILLALIWLDTERATILIGLLVIFPILYANITTGIQNVDSKLVEMSKIYHVKKSRMVRELYLPSMLPHLVSASSTALGLNLKVIITAEVFSQPKISMGTSLQLEKVYLNTAGVFAWTLAAILISAIFDYALGHIKKRIEKGT; translated from the coding sequence ATGAAAGCTTCTATCTGGCCAAGTAAACTGTATACCCTTGTGGCAGTCCTTAGCCTGGTGATCCTCTGGGCATTGGCAGCGGTTGTCGTGGGGGCGGAAATTCTTCTGCCCTCTCCTTGGACCGTTCTAAAGGATTTGGTTCAACTTCTGCCGTCCAGGGACTTTCTTCAGGCCGTGCTCCATACGGTATCGAGATGCCTGGCAGGTTTTTCAATTGCCTTTTTGGCAGCTTTATTGCTTGGTATACCGGCCGGATTATGGCCTCCTCTGCATTATCTATTGAATCCTCTGGTTATCACGATAAAATCAACTCCTTCAATGTCCATTATTCTGCTGGCTTTAATCTGGCTGGATACTGAACGGGCGACGATTCTGATCGGTCTTCTGGTCATTTTTCCGATTCTTTATGCCAACATAACAACAGGAATACAGAATGTTGACTCCAAGCTGGTAGAAATGTCGAAGATATACCATGTGAAAAAATCCAGAATGGTGCGGGAACTATATCTGCCTTCCATGTTGCCGCACTTGGTTTCAGCCAGTTCCACGGCCTTGGGCTTAAACTTGAAAGTGATCATTACGGCAGAAGTATTTAGTCAGCCAAAAATCTCCATGGGAACAAGCCTGCAGTTGGAGAAGGTTTACTTAAACACGGCGGGTGTCTTTGCGTGGACGCTGGCAGCCATTCTTATATCCGCAATCTTTGATTATGCCCTGGGGCATATTAAAAAAAGAATTGAAAAAGGAACGTGA
- a CDS encoding ABC transporter substrate-binding protein produces the protein MMRKLILLAMSILLLIGILAGCGSNSQEVIAEKTEKTQIQEKSVLKVAVPDGVTALSMIKMIKEKPELGEEVEVSYEIVKSPDLMASKVISQEADIAVVPTNLAAMLYSKNVPYKLAASTVWGVLYVVGTEEVKSWEDLKGKEIYNMGRGLTPDVIFRYLLEKNGLNPEKDVVLHYLSSGQELAQSLISGKNSLSVIPEPVGSQVLLQKQDAKVLLDLQAEWEKASGINASYPQASLLISNNLSDKHSQVVDNFLKELELSIQWINQNPGQAGAYAEELQTGMKAKVVETGLVRSNIRYVGAKEARSAIEEYLKVLMDFSPETIGGKLPDESFYLAK, from the coding sequence ATGATGAGAAAACTAATTTTGTTAGCAATGAGCATTTTGTTATTAATAGGGATTTTAGCGGGATGCGGAAGTAACTCACAGGAAGTAATCGCTGAAAAAACGGAGAAAACCCAAATCCAAGAAAAATCAGTCCTTAAGGTTGCTGTACCGGATGGCGTTACCGCCCTCAGTATGATCAAAATGATTAAAGAAAAACCTGAGTTGGGTGAAGAAGTGGAAGTTAGTTATGAAATAGTGAAGTCCCCTGATCTCATGGCCTCCAAGGTGATCTCCCAGGAAGCAGACATCGCAGTAGTGCCTACCAATCTGGCCGCCATGCTCTATAGCAAGAACGTGCCTTACAAGTTGGCAGCCTCCACGGTATGGGGGGTTCTATATGTAGTGGGAACTGAAGAGGTAAAGAGCTGGGAGGATTTAAAAGGAAAAGAAATTTACAACATGGGCCGGGGGTTAACTCCGGATGTTATCTTCCGCTACCTGCTTGAGAAAAATGGTTTGAACCCCGAGAAGGATGTTGTACTCCATTATCTGAGCAGCGGTCAGGAATTAGCCCAATCTCTGATTTCAGGCAAAAACAGTCTTTCTGTAATTCCCGAACCCGTTGGATCTCAGGTGCTCCTGCAAAAGCAGGATGCCAAAGTCCTCCTGGACCTCCAAGCGGAATGGGAAAAAGCAAGCGGAATCAATGCCAGCTATCCTCAAGCATCCCTGCTCATCAGTAATAACTTGTCTGACAAACATTCACAGGTAGTGGATAACTTTCTAAAGGAATTAGAGCTGAGTATCCAATGGATCAATCAGAACCCCGGGCAAGCAGGAGCGTATGCAGAAGAGCTCCAAACCGGGATGAAGGCTAAGGTGGTAGAAACAGGGCTGGTCAGGAGCAATATACGGTATGTTGGCGCCAAGGAGGCACGGAGCGCTATTGAAGAATATCTAAAGGTGCTGATGGATTTCTCGCCCGAGACTATAGGAGGAAAGCTTCCCGATGAAAGCTTCTATCTGGCCAAGTAA